The following proteins are co-located in the Vicugna pacos chromosome 3, VicPac4, whole genome shotgun sequence genome:
- the GM2A gene encoding ganglioside GM2 activator translates to MSPLLQPAFLISLGLLLAGPAATANRPPLLGGFSWENCGEEKDPVVLNNLILEPDPIKIPGTVTVSVDVKTIIRLNSPQKVELTVEKEVAGIWIKIPCVEQTGSCIYENICDTLDDLIPPGSPCPEPLHTYGLPCHCPLKAGVYIMPRSNIELPSLQLPAWLSTGNYRIKSKLSSGGNHLACVKISFSLKAR, encoded by the exons ATGAGCCCCCTGCTGCAGCCTGCGTTCCTGATCTCCCTGGGCTTGCTCCTTGCCGGCCCAGCGGCTACTGCAAACCGCCCGCCACTG CTTGGTGGCTTTTCCTGGGAAAACTGTGGTGAGGAGAAGGACCCCGTAGTGTTAAATAACCTGATTCTGGAACCTGACCCTATTAAAATTCCTGGGACTGTGACTGTCAGTGTTGATGTCAAGACCATTATCCGCCTCAATAGTCCTCAGAAG GTGGAATTAACTGTGGAGAAGGAAGTGGCTGGCATCTGGATTAAAATACCATGTGTGGAACAAACTGGTAGCTGCATCTATGAGAACATCTGTGATACACTTGATGACTTAATTCCCCCTGGGAGTCCCTGCCCAGAACCTTTGCACACCTATGGGCTTCCCTGCCACTGTCCCTTAAAAGCA GGCGTCTACATAATGCCCAGGAGTAACATCGAGCTCCCCAGCCTGCAGCTGCCTGCCTGGCTCAGCACCGGGAACTACCGAATCAAGAGCAAACTGAGCAGCGGCGGGAACCATCTGGCCTGCGTCAAGATCTCTTTCTCCCTAAAGGCCAGATAA